attttccttttgttttcattttgaaaagaTTCCAAAAGTTTCAAATTGAGACAAGGTTCCCTCATGTCAGCCAACTTTACAAAATTATACACACCAAAAAaccaaatttctagaaaaagcTTCCAGTTGAGCAAGCATATATCTTGCAAAAAGTTCTGGATCCAAACAAACTACACGTGCATTGGGAAAATCAACAGAAAATAATGACAACATGATTTGAAATTACCATAGATTGGAAAGATCAATGCCCTCACCATCTGTGGTGCATCAACCAAGACCTAAAAACTGACAGACTAGGAAGCATATTTGTTGGGAATTGGTTTATCCTATCAAATTTAAGGATGGAAATCTCTGGGACTCAAGCTCTATGTTTGTAACTTGCAATGGATACCACTGCTTACAGTCAACAGATAGTGGGTAACTGATTATTCATCAATCCTTTAATGGATCAAAGTACACATTAACTACCAGcatacataaagtaaactaaATTATCACGAAGCATTCCAGAAAGTGACCAAATAAACCGATACACAAAGGATTCATCTACATTTGGAATAAATGATGGAAATGAATAAACACGAGGGAAAATGGCTGTTACTCCTAAAGCCATATGAACAATTTTCGCTCCTTCCACATCAATCACCCCAAGAACCAACCGGACTTTAAGAGGCGGATCGCAAAAAACCCGAATAAGAACAATGGTTTCCCCAATTAAAACTGAATTCAATCACCAAAAACTAGCTCActgaaaatgagagagagaaagagagaacaaaaaatcAAACGAGTAAACGGTGCGGAGTTCAAATCAACTACAGTAGTTAAAATTGCTTCTAAACCCTAAATCACGTccaaaattagaaagtagtCAACAGACAATCAAACGAGTAAACGGTGCAGGGTTCAAATCAACTACAGTAGTTAAAATTGCTTCTAAACCCTAAATCACGTCCAAAATTATAAAGTAGTCAACAGTTACACCAccaatatatgtacatatatatattatatgtatagagagagagaggggggagagagagagagagagaggagaaggcAGGGACCTCGCGGCCGGAGAtatgagaagaggaagaagcggCGGCAGCAGCGGCGGAGGAGGAGGGCTTGGGGGAAGGCGGTCCGGCAGCGACATCATCGTGAGCGACGGGTAAGAGGAGCTCTCGATCTCTACTTTCTCTGTTCGCCATCATCGTCTTCTCATCCATCTTCACCTGCCATCGCTTCTGCTTTCCCTGATTTCTTCACCGGCTTGGCTTTGCTTCGATCGCCCTgccctgtctctctctctctctctctctctctcccctccgttttaatttaaatttaaattctgcGCACAGTGTCGACGCAAGCTAAGAAGCTGACTCTTGCTACTAATTAATGCTTAGCCATAAGCATTTAGCAAAGCGTTACTATTCGGCACAGCAGATCAGTAATATCAGTTGCGGACGTTGTTTTCCTGGGCACCACTTTTACTAAATTATCACTAGAGATTGTGTCATTAGTgtaataaaaattcattttacaaTATAATTtgtaacataatataataaaaagaatataatttatatacgagacatttatatttacacaaaGAGTTAATCAAGCCTCACAAATCTATTATGTTGTCCGCACCCGGCACAAACTTGTGAGGGAGGGGGTGGTGTGTGGGCCTCCCATGAGATCCACGTCCCTTCTCAATTTGCTCACGTCAatcaaatattatgttattcatatcaAAGTGTTTAAAACCCATCATATTAACttatatcaaatattatttataactcATAAGTTTATTcctatatttttacattttttttcatacatttaattaaatattttgttattttaatcatacccttaaatttatatttttaaattaattaaatctatatattttaacatttttttatgtgtCAAATCATACTTTTATTTACTTTGTTATATTCTTTATCtacattttcgagtcaatttaacctTAATACTTGAATGTgtaaaaacaaaagttaaaatgaGATAATTAACACTCGTTTGATCATGTTTAAATGATAacaatatatttgataaataaagtgaaagagtgggagaataaaaaaaaaattacagacaatatttctaatttgataaattagtCAAAATTCTCACCTAAAATACTGATTTATcttactttacttttttttatatattaaaataaattgattaaaaatacagatataataatataattgaaataataaaaattttaaattattatataaaaattaaattaagtcaaaaatataaaagtaatggtgtaatcaaaatatcaaaaaatttaaataaacaaaaaaaatataaaaataaaaatataagacagtatgattttcccttttttgtATAGTGGTAGAGATAATATGATGAATGATGCATATAAGATGAGATTGCGTAGACATTTGTTACGGTGACTCATTGGATTTGCGAATTTGGTGACGTGGGGTTCTCTAATTGGTTCaagatatattaaatattaaatttaagaaaaattcactaaatacACGTACCgacaaaatttttatgaaacGGAATAGTCAACAGCGTGCCCACTTTGACTTGAGGCTATGAGCTGTCAGCTTGTGAGCCAATCGTGGCATGCCACCgttcaattatataaaataccTTATTTggtaaaatacatattttaatttttatatttatatttttatttaaatttttattattttaaaaatatctttaaaattataatttcaagtcaattatatctataaactttttattattttaaatttattattcttaataaatttattaaaatatataattaactcaacattatataatttaaatgtataattaaaataataaaaattttaaaaatggaattGAGTCCAACCCTACGTGCTTTCACAAGTGCCTGAGTCGGGATTGACTCATAGTGATTGATATATACTTGAGActagataatttattttatatatttgtgaGAAAGGTTGggacaaaaaataattacaactggATTCAAGTCATAATATGAAAATTGGGGGTTTATTAATTTAACCCAAGTTGAATACGACCACGCCTAAATGCGTTTCGAGCTTTGATGATGCAATTCGATCCGACTCTCTTTTACTTGATATATGAGAAATGTAATCAAATTGTGTGCGAcgttaaccaataaaaaattataaactaattaaaagataaattcaGGTGACAGAAAATCATCCACGACGACTTATCAATGCAATTTTTGAAGGCATGCCTTTTTCAGgctatttttaatgaaataaaaaaaaattaatagttaataaGAGAATAATGAATAATTTCATATCAAAAGAAGCCTTTAATTACTTAAATGGTTATCCATCATAAGTTAATTCCTAAATTTGTTAGgttcaataataatattttaaatacttgaCATATTAGAATTCTTATATTATAAGATTAAAGTGTGAACAAACTTACAAAAAAATGTATTTGTTAGATGTGTGGACCTAATTAGACCCGTTAACCTTTTAGTttgaaaaaaaggataaaaagaagATGGAGTAATTGGGTGGCTAATTTCAATCTGGTTCAGATTTAGGGGGTATCGTTAATTCCGGCCGGTGAAGGACAAGCTTTCTGGGGCCAATATAAAAGGAGTCCTCCTCCATTGATGGCAAGAAACTGTGAGGAATTGGAGAAGCCTCTGGTTCCATTTTCGATGTATAATTGAAACCTGCTGGTTTCTCTATTAATACAACAAATtcaagcagagagagagagagagagagagagagatgttggaAGGGAAAGGGGTGGTGAAAGAAACAGACATGGAAGAGAAGGTGCAGGTGGAAGCCATGGCAGCTGCTTCTGAAGCTCTTGATCTCTATGATGTCTTTGACTGCATCTCCATTGCAGCCCACATCAAGAAGGTACGTACGTACTGCATGCTCCTCTGTATTGATATCAAACCTAGCTAGCTAGTAGCTAGTAGCTAgttacatctctctctctctctctctctctctctctctctctctctctatatatatatatatataattaatctgCTCTTATAATTTCAAGCATGGAAATTAACAGGAATTTGACAGAAAATATGGGTGCGGGTGGCAATGTGTGGTGGGTTCCAACTTTGGCTGTTTCTTCTCTCATTCACATGGAACTTTCATCTACTTTGCGCTTGAGAACCTCAAATTTCTCATCTTCAAGGCTGCCTTTAGCTAATTCATGAATATCAGTCATGATTGCattccacagagagagagagagagagagagagagattttgagGGGCACTGATCTAAAATTGTTCGATTTTCTTTGTGATGGATCTTGCAGGTGGTGAGAGTGATGAATTGTAGACTGTAGCtataatgttattatttagGGATATTCACATAAATCTATctaatattatttgttataatATTACTTTTTATTAAGCTCGCTGTAAGACAATACAAATCTATTGCcaaagagagggagggagggagtgTAATTCAAAGTTGAATGACAGCTGAGTTACTGTATAGTCAAAACAACAAATTGCCAGCTTTTGAAAGCTCATTCATCTTAAATTCAGCCTTGCATATTGAAGGAAATCCAACTTGCGAACATAGTTAACCTCTCTGCAATGGATGCATTGTACCAGAGAGAAAAGAAATCCATTCTCAGAGAAATAAGACACATAAACAGGTAATTCAACACTTATGGTTGATATATAGTTGAGGAAACCCTGGAGATCTAAAGCAAACATATATAGTGTCACTCTGCCTTTGCACTAATCACAGTGACCTTATTTACAGAAAATATAGAGTATTATGAGCTTCCAAAGCCTATATGTTGAGACATGTATGAAGTGCTAAAGCAGAAAATCTGTAAGCAAATTCTCTATCAGTACATTGAAAACTAGCTTCTCTATGTCACCTACAACTTGCTCGACTTCTTGCACTGTAAATTCATGCCTCCAGCCCCAGTCCCATCCCCCGCTCACCGCCCCCTCCGACTTCAGGTCTTTCTCCAGAACTGCATTAACATTGTCAGAGGGAAGTTTCTCGGCATCATTCTTACTGTAGCTTCTCAAATTCTCAATTCCATTGTACACTTCATCCACCAGGTGGGAAAGCGATATGGAGATGTTGAAATTCCTCGCCAGAGCTGTTAAGGATGGACGTTTGGTTTCTGTACATTGACGCCTTTTACGTTGCAGAAGTTCGTTTGCACAGTCCAACAAGAGTCTGGTATCGTCTACACAATCATATTGACTACTTGTCTGTAAAAGTATGGCCTGGTTAGTATCGACATTAAAGAGCTCCTGTGCAGTACTAAGGAATGATGGACTGCTCAAAAACAGATCTTTTTCGTTGGCTTCAGTTCTGAACCATTTCTCCTTGGTACTATTGTGACTGCTGCAGTAATTAGTTTCTTCAGCCAATTTGACATCGCTTTTGGGTTGCTCAGTCTCTGGTGTCACATTGCACATAGCATTCTGGCTGCAATCAAATTGGTCTGCaaatgaaaagggaaaaaaaaaaaaaaaagatccatGCAGTCAACCCCATTGCAAATGCAAGTAGCTACGCACCATAAAATCCACTATGAAAACATTAAGATGACAGTTATACATCAATAAGCCGCTCTACTGTGTACATGTAGTTCTCTGTATGATTCTATGTATTCTTCCACAAGACTGAtaatataatttctctttatggTTGTGAAAATGGTAGATAGAATAATGGTTACAGATTTCACGCAACAGGTAATGAGTTGAATCTTCTTTTGATGCTGAACAAGTATGACAGGCATAGTTGGTGTCTAAGTATCTTTTAGAAGAAGTGAAGAACTGTGAACCATAATGGCATAACGGTTCTCTTGCCAGGGGACACTAAGCTGAAGCTATTCTTAGATTAATAAGCACGCTTTCTAAATGCTATCACAGAATGCAGTGTGTTGAATATATGGACAGTAGCTCCCTCATTCCCAGTTGTAGCATCACTTAATGATGTTCACTTATTGAAACCCGTGTAACTTGGTATTGAAGAGTGTGTCATACCTTTAATCTGAAGATCAGAAGGATCTGTCCCTTCTTCAGTAAAGAGTTGATCTTGATCTTCAGTTGTGATAGTACTTGTCATATCACATTCCTCTTCACAGCTATGGTTAAACCCTTCATTACCATGCTTGCCTCCAACATCTTCAACCTGCGTTGGCAATTTAGCGCATAACTTGTCAGTCATTGGTGATGATTCTAGGCGCTAACTCTAGTTTATACTTCGCATTAGGGAAATACTCATAGATAGCAGTATCTATAAAAAGCCAGGGAACAAATAGAAGTGTCTAAAATAAAGATCTCTTAAGATTATAAAGATGGAATTTAGGAGCACTCACAACTAAAGTTACGGCCAAAGGCTCCTTGACTTGTTTCTCAACCTTCACACTCTTTTTCACACCACCATAGTCATGAGATATGGCtgttgttttgtgttttgaaatgACACTTGCTGATATAGTTTTTCTTTGGGTTATACGATTCTTTGTGATGTTCAACCCAATCTcaggttttctttcttttgtggaGGCCACTTTGGCTTGATCGTGAGATTTAGGAGCAACTTTAGATTTCACATGCTCCACTTCTGATGGTTTCTTTCTGTGAGCGGTCTCTTTTTGTGTCCTATCTACTTTCTTCTCAACTGCTTTCTTTCTCTGTTGCTGATTTGCAGGTACACAATCTTTCAACTTACTAGAAGACAGCTTCTCATTTCTCTTGACTAATTctgctttttcttctcctttaagGTTTTTATACCTTTTATGGGTAACCCTTTTGATTGGCGTACCTGTCTCTTCTCCTTCGAGTCTTCCAGACATCTCACTGGAATTCAATGCTCCTTCCCTCTGGTCTGTGGTCCTGGGTTGAGgttcttttattttgaattttctgaCTTGAAGAGCGCCCGCATCATGCATAAACTTTTGCAGGTGATTGTCTTCAACTTCACCACGTGAAACACGCAGAGGTTTTATAAGTACGATAGGTGGGGAATCTTCAGTGAACTGCTTTCTTGATTTGGAGGCATTAGAATGACGAAAAGCTTCAGGAGAACTGCATTTTAGAAGCCCCTTAAAGTGCATAGTTTCAACTATTTCTTTCAGCTTCCTCTGTTCTGTATACACCTTATAAGAGGCAGAATGAGGCTTCCTTGCCTTGGGCATATCAACTTCAAACATGGGTCTTTTTTGACTTGAAATTTTCTCGCTTTCTAACTGTTTACAGGGGCCAGTCTGCGCTTCTTGCAAGGGAAATTCTTCAAGACCCATAAGCTTGGCAATCAAATTTGAGCCTTTTGACTTGTGTGGAGCCTTTGATGATAGAGAACTGTCAGATGAGAAAAGGCTGTGGAAGTTAACCATCGAGGACTGGCTTGAGCTAGTGGAGGCAATGTCTGAAGCTGAGTCCAGGGTTCGTCTATCAGAACAAGCATTCTTTTCAGTGAAATTAGGCGGTAGAAGATTTTGCTTTGCAAGGCCGTCTCTGATTGCTGTCCTAAGCTCCTCAAAGCAATCCCTTGAAGAACCATCAGCAGAGAGTCTTGACTTCTGAAATTCCACTTGGTAATTTTGATCTACCAAGGAACGGGAGTTTGTTCTCTGGAACCCTAACCCATCAATTCTTTCTTGGTTGAATTTCTCCTTCTGTTTTTTCTTCAACTTGGTCATATATTGAGAAGCTTTTTGTAGCTTCCCAAGCATGATCAAAGAGTCTTGCAAGTCAAGAGCTCCTTTCAACAAATCTTTCGCTAGTTCTTCAGAATGCCCATCACTCCCCTTTGACCATGAATCTATCATCCGGTTCAGCTTGTGAGCCCCTTTTGATACCTCCATAAGCTGAAAGGAAGATGGGATATGCAAGCCTTCAGAGATGCTCTTAGAGgccttctcctttctttcttccttgtaTTCAGAAGATGACTCAGAATTCTTAGGCATTTTTTGGCTTTCGACTTTATTCTCCAATCTCTTAGGTTTGCTCTTGGATTTTCTGATTGTCCCACATTCAACCACACCTTTCGGATCGTCGCATGTAACAAAGGATCTGTACACAGCTGATCTGAGACTGTCTTGAGGCATATTCTTCGAAAGAAAAATCCATTGAAAAAGTCAGATGCTACTACTGTTGCAGAAGCCAATTCCAAATCCCACACTAAATTTGCATAAAATACTTACATGATTGCATATATTCTAATGAAAAAATTCACACATTGACTGTTAACAGACAAATACAACTCTTGTTCGGCTGTGCCTCTGAAAGCATAACTAAAAGAAAGAATCAGTTGCCGCCAATAAACAAATCCCTGTGAATGTTGAGATACAAAAAAGATCATTCTCCTgttgaaaattcaaacaatctAAATCTATTTTCTACTAATCTCTGTAAAATTTTCAAGAACTcgacaaaattgagagagagagagaaagagagagagagagagagaacaatgcTGTGATTTTTGGAAGTGATGGATCTGAACAAACTGCAAAACATTCACAAGAAACAGTCGAAATGGATGTAACTCAAGAAATCAACAAAGTCAAATTCCATCACAATTTCAAGCATCTTACCGGAATTCCGGGGCAGTTTCTCTGCTACCAAACGCTCCCTCCACACCGATCACCCCAATTCTCCTTCTTTAGCCGCCGCGGAGCCctaaatcaaagaaaacaacGGAAAACCAGGAAAAATCAAGGAACCAGATGAGAAACGAAGGCCTAATTAACAAGCTCAAAACCAAGAAACAGGGAATTAATTTGACTTGCTGACCACATGAGAGCTCGGAGGGGGACTCAGATCCAGCGAGAAAAGAGCAAAGAAGCGGCCGGAATCTGAGTTTCCCTTGCAATCTGCATCTACGTCTTCAAGAAGCGAAGAAGATGGGGTGGAAGGCTCATCTGGGGTTCAATGGGTTGAATAATGGGGACATTGGTGGGGGGTGATTAATGGCGAAGTTGAATCTTGTCGTGCTTGTGTTGCAGAGAAGCAAACAGAGAAAATCTAGTCAGAAGATTACAAAGGGAGGGAAGGCGGAATGGGATCTCAGTCTGAAAAGGGAATGCTGTGAGCAGCAGTTGTGGTGGAAACTGCCATGAAAAAGCCCATGAAGATAAGTAATTCTTTAATTAAACCAAAATGCTCATTGTTTTAATTTGCCTACTTTTTAAACAGAAATGCATGTGATGGCCCTTGCGTTACCACTACTACCactttttttagttttctgctttttaatttctttttaaggtttgaatcttaaatttaatttttcttttatgtttcgGATCAAAAATTTTATGTTGCTCGGATGTGAACAAATTGAGAGGAGAGCGTGACCCCATGGAGGGCAACCCACACACCGCACATCCATCAAGCCTGCATTGAACAATATACTATTGTCTGATgcgaataaaataataatcatgtattttgaatttatgatgtcaaaataaattatatggaATTGAGTTAGTGCCTTATAGTGGAATTAAGGGTGGTCAACTCTATTGttattgtaataaaataattaaaatttgtttgtttcaGGAAAGATCAATGGAACATTAGTAAGACCAAGCAGAAGAATAATGTCTACTCGAAATGGGTCATCCGAAATGGGGTCTCACGGAAGGGTAGGTCTAGAAAGAAGAGGCTATTCGAGTGTGAGAAGTTGTGGAAGGCTCTAGGAAAAGCTATGCGGAAGGGTCTTTCGAAGAAGTCTTCGGGTCTTCCGATTTGCAAGACAGGAGATGATTAGAAGGCATGTAGGGATTTCTCATGTGCGGGCCtttcgatgcctaagttagacaCGATCATACTACAAAAGGATGCAAATGCAATGTAAATGAGTGTTATATGGTGTTTTCTGAAAAGTTGAAAGTCTTCAAAAGAATATGTGCCGAATAGTAGAAGATAGGTCTTTGGATTAGGGTGAAGGATATGGTAAATGAAATGTTAGGAGGTATTTATACCCTTCAAATGACTAGAACACATGGCATGTCTAGACATGTGGCACATGTGCACGAGAGCACATGGTATGACCCTTCGAGTAAGGGTGTTCGACTATCTTTGGATTAGGCTTCGAAAGGACCTAGTGAGTCAAGCCTTCAAGGAAGTTAATTTTCGAAGGGTCTTTAAAAAACTACCTAGGCTTTCAGAAAAACTAGTTTTCaaagaatttttagaaaatcacTCAAGTATTCGAGGAAACGAGGCTTTTGAAGACCTTTTTGGGAGAAGACATTCTTCTAAGGTCGAACTGATCTATCAGGAAAAACTCTCTCGAAAGTCTTTAAGAGGAAATCTCGATAAGGGTAAGTTTAAGTAGACTCGCCTTCTTTACAATAGTTATGGcttagattaaatatttcttcgctaaaaaaataaaaaacaaaacacataTAGTTTTATGCATAGAGTTATTACGCTAGCAGCGCCACTTTACTATTTTACaaagcaaaaatgaaaattagttaTTTCACACAATTAGAGGtataaatcattaatatttttatttataatatacaCGTGCgagtaaaaaaaatacatttaatgatTGACGATTGATGTTTGatctaaagaaaaatttaaatcaaaataaattttgatacagtgataaaattaatttctaattattaattcatatttaatttttaaaaagtctTGAATTCGAAAGTTgctcttataatttttatttttaaagtaaaatatacaaaaaaatgtattttcaaaaattatttaataataaaatttaaataaattacttaataatttaaataaataaacgggCACCTAATCCATTATGAATTTGGCAGGTtctgtttatttgttttttgaatTATGAGAGGAGGttgaatttaataataatattttttgggggAGGGGTGGAGGGGGGTGGGCCCCACTTAGAGGACATTTAATATGTTTCCTTCCATGGCACAATCAAAATCCTGTTAGGTGGCCAATTTGATTTAATCTGCCTTTATTGACTTATTGTGGcttaagaaaattgagaaagcTATTTAAAAGGAGTGGATCCAAACAAACAGTTGAGTTGGATGAGACATCCCAGGAGGAGGGGGTCACAAGGCTCTTGCCTTTGGCAGCTCAGTTTTCTCTGTTGGTGCTTGCAATAAATGGCAAATGTCACACCCTTCCATTAATAAACTTTAACTCTTTTCCTGATGCTGGTAAACAAATTAGTTATTGTTGTCTTGCCAACCATTCTGATTCTTTCCAAATCCCATCCCCAGGTGGGCTTTCAAATCCACTCACTGTGGGTTAGACTTCCcttgtgtttgtttgtgtttgGATGATGGGTTTGGTGAAAGcgttttaaattgaaaaattgaatattagAGGTTTTTTTAATAGACTATCAATGTGACAACTTATAATGAATTGTCACACATGTTCCATGGGAAGTACTAAAGTACCTATTAGCCAAGTCTAATCAACACCCTCCAAGTTCTAACATCATTAAATAgcttgaaaatacatttttcttattaatgaaAATCTGCAATCATAACATAACTATAATTTaatccaaaaatttaaattttaggtGGTACCATCTAACCtccttatataattaaatatttatttcttttataaaaatattattttgaaatttataagtGACACTTGTAACACTTATGCATTAATgtattattcaattatattgatTAAACACaagtataatatattaatacaagaGCATCATataaagtgttatttttaagtatttaaataatacttttattttttttttaaattcaatataaaatatgtgACAATTAATAGGGACATACATTAAATGTGTGACTATACAAGTTGCTATTCATTTTCTTGGATCTCTCTCAAattcgctctctctctctctctctcctcttctttcttcttctctagcaATCACCTCTTGCCTCTCACTACCTCGCCACCTGGTGCCTCTCCACCCCATCTCACAGCCTGGTGTCTCGTTGCCTTTTCACGACAAGAAAGGATGCAATCAATACTAACTGGAACAAAATCCCACTCCTCTCATTTGAAACCTCTttaagttcttgaaattttaataatattctttgatatttcatttaaaaaataaaaatttattatgagaATAAGTTACTCATAATCTCTCAATCTAACATAAAAGCAATCAATTATATTAACCCCTAGAGGTAGCGTAGACCGTCTATCATATACATTCAAGAGCTTGGAATATGATAAAGTTATAGGTTTAAATTTGTCTCCGTTTAATCGCATGTATCTATTCGAGAGGTCAAATCCTCGAGTTTCAATTCGCTACGAAATTGTTAGTTCACCTATAACTGTGGAGTAGACGAActgtgaattttaaaaaatgtgaaatagGTTCGAGTCAAAAGATATCCGTGGTCAAGaaatccttaattttctcacatcacaaagaaaaataaaatcaattatatcactatagtataaaaaaatttaaattgtaatcgTCAAATATAGAACGcatcataattaattataagaatatGAGATGGCTTAGTTTGACTCTCACATCACCGCCCACACCTATCAATACTAAATACAAGTACCAAGCACATCGTATCTCAAGCTTCATTCAATGGAAAATCAAATTGTTGGCAATGAAGCACTCAACGACACCGTTTCTTACTTAAAGACCTGGGCAGGAGGGTCAGCTGCAATAGTGCCACGTGGCACTAGAGGGTAGCTTGGCAACTGCCCAGGCGCCCTTCATCTCGATCGTGCCCCCTGTCTCGTCCTTCTGCAATCTGAATCGTCGATACTGTCTTTTATCTGGTGCAATCCAAGTCTTTTAATTTCATCGTGCGACCCCTATTTATTTACTGTGCATCGGGATGTGTAGTGTGacagacgagagagagagagggggttgTCGTTAGGGCTTGAGGGAGTCTTTCTCATTTCATGAATCAGGCTCTCTTCAGCTCCTTCTGGTTTTCTCTCTGGTTCGAATAGGGTATGCCTCTGATCTATTTCTTGTTATGATTTTGAGGTGTTTTTGATAGAGAAATTGTCTCTGTAAATACGAATGATTGTGAGGCTTGTATTCAGTGTGCTTGTAAATCCTATTTTTAACTtcgatagtgcagtgagctctctgttaccggagctcaacgtggacataGCCCTTTCGGGTGAACCACGATAAATCTCTCATGTTATTTCTGCTTTCCATTTTATTCAT
The sequence above is a segment of the Diospyros lotus cultivar Yz01 chromosome 7, ASM1463336v1, whole genome shotgun sequence genome. Coding sequences within it:
- the LOC127806500 gene encoding uncharacterized protein LOC127806500 — translated: MPQDSLRSAVYRSFVTCDDPKGVVECGTIRKSKSKPKRLENKVESQKMPKNSESSSEYKEERKEKASKSISEGLHIPSSFQLMEVSKGAHKLNRMIDSWSKGSDGHSEELAKDLLKGALDLQDSLIMLGKLQKASQYMTKLKKKQKEKFNQERIDGLGFQRTNSRSLVDQNYQVEFQKSRLSADGSSRDCFEELRTAIRDGLAKQNLLPPNFTEKNACSDRRTLDSASDIASTSSSQSSMVNFHSLFSSDSSLSSKAPHKSKGSNLIAKLMGLEEFPLQEAQTGPCKQLESEKISSQKRPMFEVDMPKARKPHSASYKVYTEQRKLKEIVETMHFKGLLKCSSPEAFRHSNASKSRKQFTEDSPPIVLIKPLRVSRGEVEDNHLQKFMHDAGALQVRKFKIKEPQPRTTDQREGALNSSEMSGRLEGEETGTPIKRVTHKRYKNLKGEEKAELVKRNEKLSSSKLKDCVPANQQQRKKAVEKKVDRTQKETAHRKKPSEVEHVKSKVAPKSHDQAKVASTKERKPEIGLNITKNRITQRKTISASVISKHKTTAISHDYGGVKKSVKVEKQVKEPLAVTLVVEDVGGKHGNEGFNHSCEEECDMTSTITTEDQDQLFTEEGTDPSDLQIKDQFDCSQNAMCNVTPETEQPKSDVKLAEETNYCSSHNSTKEKWFRTEANEKDLFLSSPSFLSTAQELFNVDTNQAILLQTSSQYDCVDDTRLLLDCANELLQRKRRQCTETKRPSLTALARNFNISISLSHLVDEVYNGIENLRSYSKNDAEKLPSDNVNAVLEKDLKSEGAVSGGWDWGWRHEFTVQEVEQVVGDIEKLVFNVLIENLLTDFLL
- the LOC127806501 gene encoding dynein light chain 1, cytoplasmic-like — its product is MLEGKGVVKETDMEEKVQVEAMAAASEALDLYDVFDCISIAAHIKKEFDRKYGCGWQCVVGSNFGCFFSHSHGTFIYFALENLKFLIFKAAFS